From Triticum aestivum cultivar Chinese Spring chromosome 4A, IWGSC CS RefSeq v2.1, whole genome shotgun sequence, a single genomic window includes:
- the LOC123088393 gene encoding disease resistance protein RPM1-like, producing MGETVVSMARLMLRGAITVATSAAAAEVGLLLGVRKDIWFIKDELETMQAFLEVAETIKKKDVLLKVWAKQVRDLSYNIEDCPTEFMVHVGSQSFLRRLMKLKDRHRIAIQIRDLKIRVEEVSIRNTRYNLIRTDVSGDIDEVNSHMEDLRNLSASNIDEAELVGFSKPKGELIKLLDVNTKDGVAKVVFVVGMGGLGKTTLARKTYESKEAIFNNFPSRAWITVSQTFSKIEMLKDMITQLFGIEELKRRLKELEGKIVQVDDLTSYLKVMLQDKRYFIVLDDLWSIDAWRLIKDIAIPSTNIKGSRIIVTTRDIGLARECTFESLIYHLKPLHIEEATNLLLRKTGRSHNDIDNDENMRIMVYKIVKKCGCLPLAILTIGGMLCTKVVEMWESIYKQIPTELESNPSLEGMRRMVTLSYNHLPSHLKSCFLYLSIFPEDFEIKRRRLVDRWIAEGFVRPKGGVNIEDVGIHYFTELINRSMIQPSRVNIEGVVKSCRVHDIIRDVIVSIARDESFVHHAGDSETGVVDGNFRHVAYHDSQCQSIVMDWSHVRSLTLFEGTTMEPSHSVCSTNMRMLRTLDLNNTRFRIRQKDIDNIGLLCHLKYVDFNGPSNICSLPKSIRKLRGLQNLDIRNSYIAALPTEISELHSLRSLRCSKRASDSFFDCLMHAGLRMAYSSRWSEANGVGVPRGICKLKELQILEAVDIKQTSKKAVKELGELIQLRKLSVVGKGRFPQQNLKILYLSASIEKLSSLRSLSLDVDLDGSLEWLHNVSSPPSLLKKLTLAGELGGKMPEWVGSLKHLVNIHLGWSYLKENQLTEGLEKLPKLMLLGLHNCAHDGKKLVFRAEGFLNLRQLSIDRLYDLRELIFQKGALPQMERIEFSYVELTSGIIGINHLPKLKEISLDYRGRVAKLGALQAEVDVHPNHPVLQLNKDHSEHDLGDVVQGSDDAEAEEEPSTDSEPSLYPEPAAVGESSSQVTNLSSRKEILL from the exons GATCTTTCATACAATATTGAAGATTGCCCCACTGAGTTCATGGTGCACGTGGGAAGCCAAAGCTTCTTACGTCGACTCATGAAGCTCAAAGATCGCCATCGGATAGCCATACAAATTCGTGATCTGAAAATAAGAGTTGAAGAAGTAAGCATCAGGAACACACGCTACAACTTGATAAGAACAGATGTGTCTGGTGACATTGATGAAGTAAATTCCCACATGGAAGATCTTCGCAATCTCTCGGCTAGCAACATTGATGAAGCAGAGCTTGTTGGCTTTTCCAAGCCTAAGGGGGAGTTGATTAAGTTGTTGGATGTCAACACTAAAGATGGTGTTGCCAAGGTGGTATTTGTTGTTGGCATGGGTGGTTTAGGAAAGACTACTCTTGCAAGAAAGACATATGAAAGCAAGGAAGCTATTTTCAATAATTTTCCTTCCCGTGCTTGGATCACAGTCTCGCAGACGTTTTCCAAGATAGAGATGCTCAAAGATATGATCACTCAACTTTTTGGAATTGAAGAATTGAAACGACGGTTGAAGGAACTTGAGGGGAAGATAGTGCAAGTAGATGATCTGACCAGCTACCTCAAGGTAATGCTACAGGATAAGAGGTACTTTATTGTTCTTGATGACTTGTGGTCCATCGATGCGTGGAGGTTGATAAAAGATATTGCTATTCCTAGTACTAACATCAAAGGCAGTCGGATAATAGTAACAACACGCGACATTGGCCTAGCTCGGGAGTGTACTTTTGAGTCGCTTATTTACCACCTTAAGCCCCTACACATAGAAGAAGCCACAAATCTGCTACTCAGAAAGACAGGGAGATCGCACAACGACATAGATAATGATGAGAACATGAGGATCATGGTTTATAAAATAGTAAAAAAGTGTGGTTGTTTACCGCTAGCTATACTCACCATAGGAGGCATGCTTTGTACCAAAGTGGTAGAAATGTGGGAAAGCATATATAAGCAAATCCCAACAGAGCTTGAGAGTAACCCAAGCCTTGAAGGAATGCGGAGGATGGTTACGCTGAGTTACAACCACTTGCCATCCCATCTTAAATCATGCTTTTTATACTTGAGCATCTTTCCTGAGGATTTTGAAATAAAGAGAAGACGTTTGGTCGATAGATGGATAGCAGAGGGGTTTGTTCGACCTAAAGGTGGAGTGAATATTGAGGATGTTGGAATACATTATTTCACCGAGCTAATCAACCGAAGCATGATTCAACCGTCAAGAGTAAACATAGAAGGAGTCGTTAAGAGTTGTCGGGTCCATGACATCATTCGTGATGTCATAGTCTCGATTGCTAGAGATGAAAGCTTTGTGCACCATGCAGGAGATAGTGAGACCGGTGTAGTAGATGGGAACTTCCGTCATGTAGCATACCATGATAGCCAGTGCCAAAGTATTGTCATGGATTGGAGCCATGTTCGTTCATTAACATTGTTTGAAGGAACAACCATGGAGCCCTCACATTCAGTGTGTTCAACAAACATGAGGATGCTTAGAACCTTGGATCTAAATAATACACGGTTTAGAATTAGACAAAAAGATATCGACAACATTGGGTTGTTGTGCCATTTGAAATATGTAGATTTTAATGGACCTTCAAATATATGTTCACTTCCAAAGTCTATAAGGAAATTACGAGGACTACAGAACTTGGACATTAGAAACAGTTATATAGCAGCACTACCAACTGAGATCAGTGAACTCCATAGTCTCCGCAGCCTTCGCTGTAGCAAACGGGCTTCAGACAGCTTTTTTGACTGTCTGATGCACGCTGGCCTACGTATGGCATACTCTAGCCGGTGGTCCGAGGCAAATGGTGTAGGGGTTCCAAGAGGAATCTGTAAATTAAAGGAGCTACAGATACTTGAGGCGGTTGACATCAAACAAACCAGCAAGAAAGCAGTCAAAGAGTTGGGGGAGCTTATTCAGCTAAGGAAACTGAGTGTGGTAGGTAAAGGAAGGTTTCCCCAGCAAAACCTCAAGATACTTTATCTCAGTGCTTCCATAGAGAAGCTCTCTTCCCTGCGCTCTCTTAGTCTGGATGTTGACCTTGATGGATCACTCGAGTGGTTGCATAATGTTTCCTCCCCTCCTTCCCTGCTAAAGAAGTTAACGTTGGCTGGAGAACTTGGAGGGAAGATGCCCGAGTGGGTTGGAAGTCTGAAGCATTTGGTGAACATTCACTTGGGGTGGAGCTACCTAAAGGAAAATCAACTCACGGAAGGGCTAGAAAAGCTGCCGAAGCTCATGCTCCTCGGTTTACATAATTGTGCTCATGATGGGAAGAAGCTAGTGTTCAGAGCAGAAGGATTTCTAAATCTCAGGCAACTTAGTATTGATCGTCTGTATGACCTgagggagttaatattccagaaggGTGCATTGCCCCAAATGGAAAGGATAGAATTCAGTTATGTCGAGTTGACGTCAGGGATTATTGGTATCAACCACCTGCCAAAGCTCAAGGAGATTTCACTTGATTACAGAGGCAGAGTGGCGAAGCTTGGTGCGCTGCAAGCTGAAGTGGACGTACACCCCAACCATCCTGTGCTGCAACTAAACAAAGACCACAGCGAGCATGACTTGGGGGACGTCGTCCAAGGATCTGATGATGCAGAAGCAGAGGAGGAACCATCTACTGATAGTGAACCATCCCTTTATCCTGAGCCTGCAGCAGTTGGAGAAAGCTCCTCACAGGTGACGAACCTCAG TTCCCGGAAAGAAATCCTTCTATAA